The genomic region gattacttttgggaATTTTTATTTACGTATGTAAATAAATGTTTACTTTTAGGGGAATAGTTGGTTGTGGGATGTGGGTGGGGTGAAAATACTGGTGGATCCAATCTTGGTGGGTAATTTGGATTTTGGAATCCCCTGGCTTTATGATGCTGCCAAGAAGTTTTTGAAGAATTTCCAGGTACTCCTTTAGTTTCGAATTCAATTTTTTGAAGCGAATTTGCCTTcgattttcctttttaattacgCATATGTTGCCATTATTTTGTAGAATGTTGTGAAGTTGATAGGCCTGTTTTGATTGGGTTTGCAACTTTAGTGCAGTTAAGTGATATTCCAGAAGTTGATTGCTTGCTTATTACACAAAGTCTTGATGATCACTGCCATTTGAAGACATTAAAGCCGCTCTCCAAAAAGTACCCGAATCTTAGAGTAATAGCTACACCAAATGCTAAGGCCTTGTTGGATTCCCTTTTCAGCAATGTGAGTTTGAAACTACTGTTTTGTTTTAGGCTGCAGCTTGTTGaatgttaattttgtttttctttttaatatacgCTGTTTATTCATGTGACGCGTGAACAATCTTTACAGTCACCACCAAAGAAACAACAATGCACTTTAAGCAATGCCTTGTTTCTTAAAAACTAGTGTAGTTTTTATAATTGGGGTATATAATCCGGCTGTGGTGTTGGGTTTATTGTGCATCTGTTCCCTCTTAATTTTTGGTTAATACATGTGCTACTAAGATGGTGGACATTACTACACAAATTCCATTCCAAAATTATACCTTTCGCAACAACTGAAGTTACTGAACCTTACTGTCATCGCTTCAACTTGGCTCAATTGTTCCTGAAACTTGCAATGCTGGCATGCAAGATGATCCCAAAGCCGTAGATGAAGTCGCATTCTGTGTTTCGATTTGAGATTAACACGAATTTTGTTTAGGTCACATATCTAGAGCCTGGCCAGAGCTCCATTATTGAAGCAGGAAATGGTTCTACAGTCAAAGTTCAGGCCACAGCAGGGCCAGTTCTAGGTCCTCCTTGGCAGCGCCCCGAAAATGGGTAAggtttcatttttcttattgCGATTGTAACACCAGTGAATTCCATTGGCAAGGAAtgaaataaaaaggaatgaaGTTAATGGAAAATTCTTCTTGATTGATTGAATTAATAATTACAACAGAGAAAGAATATGCTAATTACAATGAAGTCCCTAACCATCTTTACTAATTACAATTACAAGTGTAAACAAACTGCTTAATGACTGAACTTAAATTGTTGACTGTATTGGATGGCTTGGCTTGTAGATTTTCCTTTTATGAAACAGTTCCTTGTAATATGTTCTTTAGTCTTTGGTTAAACGGATATTAACGAGATGTTATAATATGTGGACCAGATATCTTGTCATTTATCCAGAAGGGAAATCTACACTTTACTATGAACCCCATTGTGTATACAATACAAGTTCACTCGAGAAGGAAAGAGCTGATATTATTATCACACCGGTCATAAAGCAGCTTCTGCCTAAATTTACCTTGGTCTCTGGACAAGAAGATGCAGTTCGACTTGCAAAGCTGCTGAATGCCAAGTACAGATTCTTTATACCTTAATACTAACATATACATAAAGGTGGTTTTAGCAGACACATATCAACGtctttgttttacattttgtaGGTTCATTGTCCCGATGACAAATGGGGACTTGGATGCCAAAGGGCTTCTTGCGAGTTTAGTTTCGGCTGAAGGAACAATCGAATCATTCAaggttgttttcttcttctcacGGTTTTTTCTATGGTGAAGTTTTAGATTTCTTTCTGCAATATTATCACAATTGAAGTTGTGGTTGTTAAATGCAGGATCTTTTGTCCAAGGAATTACCAGATGCACAGGTACTGCAGCCTACTCCTGGTGTACCGCTAGAAATCCCGCTACCTCCAAATCTTCCGTAATATGTTTTCTGCGGATATACAGACACTGTAGCTCACTGAAAATATGTACACATCTCATCAAACTCGTAATTTGTAAATGTCAGTTTATTTTATTGGTACCATCGGTTCCCTCTGAGTTACATATGAGAAGCTGGCTCACGTGAGCAAAATTCCATTGCGGAATAGTTATTGGGACATTGGAGGCACAAATATTTGTAAGGCCCACTTAGCTAGTAGTAGAGCGATGCCACTTAATAAAATGACAGACATGCTTGCCAATTAGCTATTCTGCTTAGTAAATGTTTTTTTCAATATTGAAAGGAGGGTTTCTTTGGTTCACATTACAAGTATAAATTTAAGTTACACATCTGAATAAAAGTCGTTAAATTACTTAATCTAATGGGATTCAACAACTTTTATTCAGATTTGTAACTTAAATGTGTACATTTGATATGCACCGGAGAAAATTTATTGAAAAGTGTGCCAAACGGATACTATATGTTACACAACGCAAAATTCACACGAATACAGGATCTCATATacacaattaaaaaattatactttttttttttttttcatgttttgataAGTAATATGAGTTGGTGATTATTGCattcttatattattttgtgtCGGTAAGTTTGTGACATGAGAGCAATTTCACCCGTTGGGCAAGGGCAGCCCAATTTTAaaggtactattcactataaaTAGTCATTTCTTTTGTGCAACCCCACTAGTTTTACTATTGTCAGGATGGTTACCATTggcaaatatattttttttaaaatttttaacgcATGATtaagttatttaatatttaGCAGACGGcttattttttaggaaaactaattaaaaatgtttgaaaaccttgagttttaacgataaagacaaaataaagggtaaagtaaataataccatgattgactttttagtgtaaaaatgtggtttttcattaaagtaaacaatactataagttttttttttattaaatttccctttcttttttttgtatttttcatatatatatatattaattttaaaacttttttagttattttttactttttcattttaatttttcaaattaaaaacttaaatattTAGCAGAcaggttaattttttttgtatttttcatatataatttttttttttttaatttttaaaaattttttagttattttttccttttcatttaaatttttcaaattaaaagttTTAGATTGTTTGATCTCCTGAATGTTGGAGATCAAACGGCTTGGACTGCACCAAGTGgctttgcacaaaaaaaataaattgtggTTGATGTCAACCATGCCAGTAGGCGGAAGGTCGGGCATATCTTGCATGGACATTGAGTTGGACTTTAGCTCGGCCTACCACTTGCCCTCTGATTTTTGGGTCGCTGGAGGCCCTTTTTGAGATTAAAAGGCAATTCAAAGCCCTTGCCCTTTTTGACAATGGGTGAAATTGCTCTAAACACAacccaaacataaaaataagtaaACCCGATCATAACCCATTGCCACCTCCAAAAGAAGTCACGAGCTCGAGCCGCCGTCttctttgatgaaaatgacataaattgTTGAATTTCAGTAGTAAATTACACACCGTAGATGCCGCCGTGTGACGCGCTTGAAACCTCTTTGTCAAATTCCATTACTCAGACCCAGTTTCCATGAATTTTACACTTATATAAATAATAGTTTATTTGGACTAAATTTCCTATAAATGTTCAAACTATGGTGATCCGCCAATAAGCAGGTGGTCATCTACCTAATCGACATATCAACACAGATTAGTGTATGCAAACCTAATCTGTTTGTTTTCTATTTGTAGTTTGCTCTTGTTTATTcacctaattaatttaattaccaAATAGATTGGCCGGTTTTGTTTGGTCgcttttcacttttctttttcatctttgtttccccatttttttttaaagctttGAAAACCCCAAGGAACTAAGACAGCAACTGCAATATTCGATCTTTTGAGccaaaaaattatcaagaaaTAATACACAGAGAATGCATTTGGACGAGTTGGCGTCCTTCATCACGAGAGACTGAGTGCATTTGGACGAGTTGGCGTCCTTGATCGGGAGAGACTGAATGCATTTGGACGAGTTGGCGTCCTTGATCGGGAGAGACTGAGTCGTTCTATGAAATTGACTTAAGCTATACATATatgtgtatacacacacacacacacacacacatgtatatgtatatatataaagtaaaaGTGGCAACATTGGTTCGTCAACAAGGACAAGGGATCCCTAATTAAACCCATCTCGTATTATCATGCAAATTAATCAGGCATTGATCGATCGAAGGGCCAATTATATTTAAGCTTTTAGGCTTATTAGTAGTTGCTTGCTGTATTTGttgtatatataattaagttTTCGTAAATGCATTTGGTCTTGTTTGTGTCCACAAGGGGACtacaatatatatatgaacatcTCAATCGCGGCAAGTCGATGATTCCAATCGTAGCTACTACTTAAGTTAGATCCACATTTTTACAAGACCTACAAGTTCACATATAATATCTGCatcatataaataaattgaaaaacgTTAACATACAGTCGTCTATACGTGTGAGTGAGTATCAACCGTTGATGCATTATAAGTTCGACTCTCATTACGAGTCACACCCACGCGCATGGGCGAAGCCCCAAGCATTTGTCAAAGAACTTCATGTAATGCATGGGATGGGGTGGCACCAACCCTAGTGTACATACTGTATAATATGATTAAAGCATTTTATACCTCCCGATAATCCAAAGTCCAAAGAGGTCTCTGATTCCTTCATGGTGTTGCTGGCAACCACATCAGCCAACGAGCCAGCACATCAATGTGGACTTGTGCCCCGATCGACACGGTTCGACAGCCACCTCATTTGTAAGATTCACTTCGATCGGAATATTATTTGGGTCAACTTAATGttataattaaacaaataaaggaCAAATTAAGCTGTTCAAATTCTATATACGAAAACTGTTGCAGTAATTGTAGAAATATggaaaataataatatgaaATATGACTTAGAGGTACAATTTGTGTCTTTTTTTGAAGATATTATTTGTCTCCACTCAAATGAGTTTGCTAAAGAATTCTTGGCAAACTACTTTTAGGATACAAGAAAGTTTGGAATCTACAAATAGCAAAATTTGAAGTATTCTCTTAGAACTACTTAGAAAGAAATTATGATTGagatggagagaaagagagagtaaaAGAACTGTTTTGTGAACAATTTCTAATTATACAAACTGACGGCAAAAGTTGGATATTTATAGAGAATTAGGCAACCATTCATTTTAGTTGAAGGTGTGCAATGGTAAACTGATGATATATTGCACCGTATGCAACCAAGAGAGATGATATCCAACCAATTGAGGAGGGTTAGCAACAGTATGCAACCTAGTTGAAAGTGTGCAATGGTAAAATTTGAGTGTTATGGTTGCTTGCACTCCACTATTTAAGAGGAGTGTCAGTAACCTTCACActcaatttttcttgttttatctTTTCGGTTTTCATTTTCATTCTGCAATGTTGTTTGATGATTAGagttgtttaattttttggcCACCTTTTAAAGATCAATTCTGCTATAAAATGTTTAACAGTTCAATTAGCATTGTTAAGATTTAAGtgtttaagagaaaaacaacaTTCGTTTGTTTATTGAATGAATGTTAAACAACCGATCTCAGATTTAGTTCAtcttttgcaaagatgatcttttGATGATAACATAAAAATTTGGTGGTTAAATCATTGTGCATTATTGTATGATAAGAATGAGAGTCGAAAAAGCAAAATAAGAATGTCTGAACATTGCAAAATTAAAAAGCCATGGTGGGTTTGTGGGGCTGCGGCAGCTAATAGAAAAATGGGCTTAACACAAGGGACAGACTTACCAGAAACATAAGTTATTATTATaccttttatataaaaatatataattgaaatCTAGTGCAGAAACAAAAGACTGATGCGTATACCTACATATTGAGAGGATAATTTACATGGCATATGTACACTGCAAAACTTACATATGACTATAATATTGGCAAAATGCACATCAAACTAGCAGCATATTGTGTCGAGCTGGATAATACTTTACGGAGTCGATATCAAAATGGGAAATGTATGTGTATACTTACCTATTGAGAGAGGACAATTTACATAGCATATGTACACTGCAAAATTTACATATGACTCCATAATATTGGCAAGAGGCACATCAAAGTAACAGGATATTCGTGTCGTAAAGTTTTTCACATTAGAGAGATGGGGAGTTGAATAATAACGTAGTTTACTGGAGTCGATATCAAATGGAAAatgtatgcatgcatgccaTGTAATATTCATGCGACTATATCAAATTTGGACGCCTAGCATATAACAATTCTTTCTGTTTCCATTTGAAATATGTGTTTGGAAGATGGAATTCACCAATCTATTCAAGCAGGACAACttcgaaagaaaaaaacaaagtttgcATTGATAATGTAGGATTAATATTTGATCTCTCACTCTCCAGCATCCACCGTCCaactgtgagagagagagagagagagagagagagagatagagagagagagagagagagagagaaagagagttttCTGCATGATTCATGCACGCCATGGGAATGGACAAAAGTAGGGTTACGGATCATATTTTATAAGGTAAGCAGAATATGCTCAATGTCCTCATTACATATATCATCAAATGAACCAAAAAATGACTTTAGCCTTGATTCCTTGACTCttaccatttaatttaatatacaGCAAGAGGCACTTGGCCTTAGATTCCCCTCAAGGGACACTTCTCTTGAATCTAACTCTTTCTCAAGTGTGTGTCTAGAACACAGAGTGGTACATCGAATGTAGGTATACAACTGGAGATACGCTTGATAAAAAGAAGTTTTCcacttattatattaacatgTGATGTCCCATTTTGTGTTTCCgaaacattaaaaaatctctacTCTCTCTGAACTTTTCCTTTGACTTATCACAACTTCACCTTCCACTTCCAAGCATATATATTCCATGCCCATCTTGTGGAACTACTTTGAATCCAAAAATAATATGCAACCTtgagcaaaaaagaaaaaaataatgcaGATCATGTTGAAGCTTCATAAATTCTGATCAGAAACCCCAGACATTTACACAGATGTCGCCTTCATTATAATATTCTGTCCCGCATCAAACTGCATATACTTCCCAACTGTGAGCTATGAATTATTGTTATGCTAGTTATGTTATTAAAAATATACAAGGCCCCGCATGAACCAACTAGCCTCTTAATCTAATCTAACCTAACCTAATCTAACCTAATCTAATCCGATCTAATCTATTTCCTAATTCATGTGATGGAATCTTCGACAAGGCAAGATTATGAGGATCAGAATACCCTCCTGATTGGCCCTTCTCCAGAAGGATAAGTTAAGAAAGTGGGGAATATACTAGCACATATCATATTCTATAAatatttaaaactaattaagttaaaattatTGTGCCTAATTGTCCGGAATACGATGGAATATCCGGAAGTGGACAACCATAGTGGTGttacatatttattttgttttcttatatacaaaaaaaaagggttattataacaaatggtccctgagatttgcatgatcaatagaaatggtccttgagattggcAATCAATAGAAATTGTCCCttagattgtccaccatccatgattttggtccttctgttaaaaactctttgggaaattttcaaagcttcgtaattcaatcgattcttaaccaaattcgacctataatatatcaaaatgaaaataagaaagtgtagaacaagattatacctatttggaagcacAATGATTActggagatggccggaaaatagtcTGAAATGTGACTGGTCcacgggaaaactggaaaactcgccggaaactgggtaaactttaaacgttcataacttcttcaatactcaccgaaatcgagtgattcaaaaatgaaaatcatacttctcgacgagacaaagagaatgtTATCTTTCTTTACTGCTAAATCACCGTATATTGGCCGGAAAactgctcgaaagtggctaactcgaaaatagttagccactttcgagccgttgtcCAACCAAACCATGACGAGTTAGCCTTCCTaaaagataccattctcttcttctcgtcaagaagtattaatttcgttttttaatcactcaatttggttgagtattgaagaagttatgaatgtttaaagtttacccagtttctggcgagttttccaattttcctgCAGACCAGTTACCttttaggctattttccggccatatTCAGCAACCATTGGATTtctaaataggtataatcttattctacgttttcatatcttcattttgatatattatggatcgaatttagttaagaaacgattgagttacaaaactttgaaaattgcccaaaatcgtttttaactgaatgaccaaaatcatggatggtggacaatctctaggaccatttctatttattttcaatctatgaaccatttctattgatcatacAAATCTCagaggccaaaaaaaaaaaaaaacgaatggCACTGTgatatgttaaaaaaattagcTCCAACCACAACTTGTCGGGTTTTTTGTGTTGACCTAGTGGTACATGCATTCCTAAAGCCACCCCGtattaattagaaaataatcACCGCCAATGCCAATTTGCCATGCAGGCATTTAATAATTCCAATCTTGTTTACGATAATCTCTCTTTGTTTTCTATACATAAAATCTTAGAGGTTGCTCAAGATGTTGAAAGTCAACGGTGGACTGTCGTGGTTTCATCACCAACTGATCtcacttttatataaaaaaaacaatcatgatTTTGAAAGTCTTATGTCTCATATATCGTGGATGTGAACATCGTGAGTAATTATTTTGTCATTAAGCTATTCTAAATTGGTATTTAGTGCCGAATAATGACCGGTCAAAGTTGATTTTCGTGTCATGATTATCACGCTCAATTTGTAGTTTTGTTTAAAGGTTTGGTGATCTCTACAAACCTGTACAAAGTACAGGACAAATACTAAGGGCTTGATTTTAGAGATTTGCATTATTGTTCATCTTCTTAAGTATttgcccaaaaacaaaaaatcttcTTAAAACACACGTTACAATTTCGCTTCAAATGAtcagtgtgtgtatatatatatatacacgacGTGTTGATATGCCAGTATTTCACAATAATTTTTCCGTCCAAAAAAGTTACCCAAACCCTAATCCATAAACTCAACTTGATACGTGGTGGATTTATTGGAAAACACTATACATATGTACACACATGTTTTTGATGTACATCCACCAAactactttaaaaataaaaaaataaaaaaactagcgGGTGGTTTCGCCACGACAATCTACCCTTTCGACGGGTCAAAAAGACTGATAGAGATATTTCAGCCTTCTCTAACCACCATCGTATGATTTACCAGTGAtagaaatcgaaaacaaaatgTACCATGTGGAATACGGATATGAAATTCCATCCATCAAACTATTATATTTTTTCATTATCTTTCTTCTTTGGTGCGAAAGAACAAGGAATACTCGCATGAGGTTTAGTCTCCACGCAACCACATCTTTGAATTTGCTTATTTTATTGGGTATTAAGATTTCTCATGGGTCAAATTAATATTTGGTAcccatttttatatttttttggaagACTTtgaagtaaagaagaatattattCCGCTTCCTCTTTGAAGTAAAGTTGTCAATAAAGCTATAACTCCTTCCTCAAGTATATACCTATGAATAGACCAATCCTTTTCACCAAACCTTGTTTAGTGTCTGGCCAGTTGGACAAATTCAGATGAGGAATACTAGTCACTTATATGATGAAGTAATTATCACGTTAATGATCTGTTTGGCTTGCAAAATGCATTATTATTACGTGATGAAATCTAAC from Pyrus communis chromosome 4, drPyrComm1.1, whole genome shotgun sequence harbors:
- the LOC137731923 gene encoding uncharacterized protein → MAAAAQGSSLLCSCRSRPCTTRTTLSPFAPYPFLSPLTPIRASSKQLKLSNSRTGRVVSAVVSEENAIQSSFSGTDGFKLTYLEGNSWLWDVGGVKILVDPILVGNLDFGIPWLYDAAKKFLKNFQLSDIPEVDCLLITQSLDDHCHLKTLKPLSKKYPNLRVIATPNAKALLDSLFSNVTYLEPGQSSIIEAGNGSTVKVQATAGPVLGPPWQRPENGYLVIYPEGKSTLYYEPHCVYNTSSLEKERADIIITPVIKQLLPKFTLVSGQEDAVRLAKLLNAKFIVPMTNGDLDAKGLLASLVSAEGTIESFKDLLSKELPDAQVLQPTPGVPLEIPLPPNLP